The region GTTTCATTACCGAATCCAGTTTCTTCCGTGGCCATTCGGGCTAAAAAACCCGCCTGTTTTTCTGCTTCTAAAGCCATACGTTCCACAATTCGATCAATCTGTTCCTGAGACGATTCTGTCAATTTTTTCTGTGCTTCCCTAGCTTTATAGAGAAGATTCCTTGCTTCTTGGACCGATAATAAATCAAAGTCTGCCATCATCATTGAGCGTCTCACCTCCCTGAGCAGTATACATATTGGCTGATCGCGCTACATCAATACTTTTACTATCTCTAGCTCGACTTTTTTTCCTTGGTTCTCTCTTTTTTCTCTCTTTATTAACCAGTTCATTAATCACATCACTACTAGGGCGTGGAATGACATGAGAGGTGCGATACTCTCCAATCTGTTTGGCCTTCTCTACTCCTGCTGAAACAGCTTCCCTCACAGATGCTACATCTCCAATAAAATAAACTGTCACAATTCCTGCATCGGGTTTATGATATGTAATTACCTGGATATCAGCTACTTTGGCA is a window of Geobacillus kaustophilus DNA encoding:
- a CDS encoding BMC domain-containing protein encodes the protein MKNYALGMIETIGLTSLIAAADEAAKVADIQVITYHKPDAGIVTVYFIGDVASVREAVSAGVEKAKQIGEYRTSHVIPRPSSDVINELVNKERKKREPRKKSRARDSKSIDVARSANMYTAQGGETLNDDGRL